In one window of Gossypium arboreum isolate Shixiya-1 chromosome 4, ASM2569848v2, whole genome shotgun sequence DNA:
- the LOC108459674 gene encoding uncharacterized protein LOC108459674, with protein sequence MYAEFSQISLLTMSNSELILVNKDDDQKRIVKRPPLEFQDECCCEATAIYNYPSNDIPGNDDREPAVVQDDEEKKRIEKDKKKLICSGELKARVDDDDDDGFKTPTSMDHKIPEKKQCPPAPRKPKANKRKASPSASICRVSEEVESWFAASLVDDLHRKMKKARTQENGSC encoded by the coding sequence ATGTACGCAGAATTCAGCCAGATTTCCCTTCTCACCATGTCCAATTCAGAGCTGATCCTTGTTAATAAAGACGATGATCAGAAAAGGATCGTGAAACGACCGCCCTTGGAGTTTCAAGACGAGTGCTGCTGTGAAGCTACAGCCATTTATAATTATCCTTCAAATGATATTCCCGGTAATGATGATCGAGAACCAGCAGTAGTGCAAGATGATGAAGAGAAAAAGAGAATCGAAAAGGACAAGAAGAAACTTATATGTTCAGGAGAATTAAAGGCAAgggttgatgatgatgatgatgatgggttCAAGACCCCGACGTCTATGGACCATAAAATCCCAGAGAAGAAACAATGCCCACCTGCACCAAGAAAGCCAAAGGCGAATAAAAGAAAAGCATCGCCCAGTGCAAGCATATGCAGGGTTTCAGAAGAGGTTGAGTCCTGGTTTGCTGCCTCACTTGTTGATGATTTGCACCGTAAGATGAAGAAAGCTCGAACGCAAGAGAATGGATCATGTTAA